A genomic segment from Myxococcales bacterium encodes:
- a CDS encoding DUF4339 domain-containing protein, translating to MQHSEDDMWFVQVGDGAVRAFTLDELDAAFSEGRIDEATLVRRDGSLEWKALGVVLAGEHDHDPAATHTHTEPQAGPPSAQPVTVSAPPPAVELDIDEPNFGAPKRRVLVIGAVAVLTLGALGVTAFRVAGSDAATPANLGASLPQAVVHAPTGEPGAAADAGPKLSEEQRRLLMEADKKREAEAAQRRGSRERNAPSRPIKIGDPIQKGGSKYDPLNGAL from the coding sequence ATGCAGCACTCGGAAGATGACATGTGGTTCGTTCAGGTCGGCGACGGCGCCGTTCGCGCCTTCACCCTCGACGAGCTCGACGCGGCCTTCAGCGAAGGACGCATCGACGAAGCCACGCTCGTGCGGCGCGACGGCTCGCTCGAGTGGAAGGCCCTCGGCGTCGTCCTCGCGGGCGAACACGATCACGATCCGGCCGCGACGCACACGCACACGGAGCCCCAAGCAGGACCGCCGAGCGCGCAGCCGGTCACCGTGAGCGCGCCGCCACCCGCTGTCGAGCTCGACATCGACGAGCCGAACTTCGGCGCTCCGAAGCGCCGCGTCTTGGTCATCGGCGCCGTCGCGGTGCTGACGCTGGGCGCGCTCGGCGTGACCGCGTTCCGCGTCGCGGGCAGCGACGCGGCGACGCCCGCGAACCTGGGCGCGTCGCTCCCGCAGGCGGTGGTTCACGCGCCGACAGGCGAGCCAGGCGCCGCCGCCGACGCGGGGCCCAAGCTCTCCGAGGAGCAGCGACGCCTCTTGATGGAAGCCGACAAGAAGCGCGAAGCCGAAGCGGCGCAGCGCCGCGGCTCGCGTGAGCGCAACGCGCCGAGTCGCCCCATCAAGATCGGCGATCCGATCCAGAAGGGCGGCTCCAAGTACGATCCGTTGAACGGCGCGCTCTAG
- the fbp gene encoding class 1 fructose-bisphosphatase: protein MTDSVRLPVPSTYGTTLREHVLAQMQAAPGATGQYTSLLNHVSLAVRLITSRVRSAGLANMLGYTGETNIQGEEVQKLDAYANDVLVNVFERSGHCCAVGSEEMDEALFMEKSGKYVVLFDPLDGSSNIDANVSIGTIFSIFRRRAGELVPSVDDLLQPGKNIVAAGYAVYGPSTVLVLASGGSVDAFTLDPSIGEFFLSSPNIRCPAMGANYSVNEGNFSRWAPGVQKWNHWIKSENKEERRPYGHRYVGSLVADAHRTLLKGGIFAYPADTKSKKGKLRLLYEAAPLAYILEHAGGAAIDGERRILDIMPSELHQRTPLVLGSKDDVEAFARFAREG from the coding sequence ATGACCGATTCCGTTCGTTTGCCAGTCCCGTCGACCTACGGCACCACGCTGCGTGAGCACGTGCTCGCGCAAATGCAGGCGGCACCGGGAGCCACGGGCCAATACACGTCGCTGCTCAACCACGTCTCCTTGGCGGTGCGGCTCATCACGTCGCGCGTGCGCTCGGCGGGCCTCGCCAACATGCTCGGGTACACGGGCGAGACGAACATCCAGGGCGAAGAGGTTCAGAAGCTCGACGCTTACGCCAACGACGTCCTCGTCAACGTGTTCGAGCGGAGCGGGCATTGCTGCGCCGTTGGCAGCGAGGAGATGGACGAGGCGCTCTTCATGGAGAAGAGCGGCAAATACGTCGTCCTCTTCGACCCCCTCGACGGCTCGAGCAACATCGACGCGAACGTCTCCATCGGCACGATCTTCTCGATCTTTCGGCGGCGCGCCGGCGAGCTCGTCCCGTCGGTCGACGACCTCCTCCAACCGGGCAAGAACATCGTCGCCGCCGGCTACGCGGTCTACGGCCCGTCCACCGTGCTGGTCCTCGCGAGCGGCGGCAGCGTCGACGCCTTCACGCTCGACCCCTCCATCGGCGAGTTCTTCCTCTCGTCGCCCAACATTCGCTGCCCCGCGATGGGCGCGAACTACAGCGTGAACGAAGGCAACTTCTCGCGATGGGCTCCCGGCGTGCAGAAGTGGAACCACTGGATCAAGAGCGAGAACAAAGAAGAGCGGCGCCCTTACGGGCACCGCTACGTCGGCTCGCTCGTGGCCGACGCGCATCGCACGCTGCTGAAGGGCGGCATCTTCGCGTACCCGGCCGACACGAAGAGCAAGAAGGGCAAGCTGCGCCTCCTCTACGAGGCGGCCCCGCTCGCGTACATCCTGGAGCACGCCGGCGGCGCGGCCATCGACGGCGAGCGGCGCATCCTCGACATCATGCCGAGCGAGCTCCACCAGCGCACGCCGCTGGTGCTGGGCTCCAAGGATGACGTCGAGGCCTTTGCCCGCTTCGCCCGCGAAGGGTGA